One window from the genome of Perca flavescens isolate YP-PL-M2 chromosome 17, PFLA_1.0, whole genome shotgun sequence encodes:
- the LOC114572563 gene encoding receptor-type tyrosine-protein phosphatase epsilon, with protein sequence MVLFLIGISIAVNNSSHENQTAETPTHQGAHVLPSTLVISLLLIIVVLLTIYCLRFKNHRKALVTSVDKKIPNGFLEEQGEQTVVLLPRSPSPSKRYFPIPLDSLEEEYRIRSADDGKLFREEFNSLPCYYHHGSFEEASREHNREKNRYPNILPYDHSRVLLSHLEGHPCSDYINASYIDGFKEKNKFIAAQGPKLETVADFWRMVWEQKTAIIVMLTNLKERKEDKCYQYWPEKGCWMYGNIRVAMEDFTVLVDYTIRKFCVQYQGSDGPRAPRLVTQLHFTSWPDFGVPFSPIGMLKFLKKVKAINPSYAGPIVVHCSAGVGRTGTFIVIDSMIDMMHMEQRVDVFGSVSRIREQRCQLIQTDMQYSFIYQALLEYYLYGDTELDVCSLEGHLQRLHNTRAPHDRLGLEEEFRAGLRHYFIATQGPLSHTVEDFWRMVWEWRCHSIVTLTELKEREQEKCFQYWPSEGSVTFGDYTVELTGDAQCETFTLKDMVLTYRPEKQSQHVRHFHFHGWPEIGIPAEGRGMIDIIAAVQRQQQQSGNRPIIVHCSAGAGRTGTFIALSNILERVKAEGLLDVFQTVKSLRMQRPHMVQTVEQYDFCYRVVQDFVDIFSDYANFK encoded by the exons atggtgttgtttttgattggGATCTCTATTGCTGTGAATAATTCATCTCATGAGAACCAAACTGCAG AAACCCCCACCCATCAGGGTGCTCATGTGCTGCCCTCAACACTGGTCATATCCCTGCTTCTTATCATCGTTGTCCTGCTGACAATCTACTGTCTGAG GTTCAAAAACCACAGGAAAGCTCTTGTTACCTCGGTGGATAAAAAGATTCCGAATGGCTTCTTGGAGGAACAAG GAGAGCAGACAGTGGTCCTCCTCCCCAGATCTCCCTCGCCATCCAAGAGATACTTCCCTATCCCTCTGGACTCGCTGGAGGAGGAGTACCGGATACGCTCTGCAGATGACGGCAAACTCTTCAGAGAGGAGTTCAAC TCGCTGCCTTGTTACTACCACCACGGATCCTTTGAGGAGGCAAGCAGAGAGcacaacagagagaaaaacagatacCCAAACATTTTGCCAT ATGATCATTCAAGAGTGTTGTTAAGTCATCTAGAGGGACATCCATGTTCCGACTACATAAATGCATCTTACATAGAT GGttttaaagagaaaaacaaattcaTTGCAGCTCAAG GCCCGAAGCTTGAGACAGTGGCCGACTTCTGGCGGATGGTTTGGGAACAGAAAACAGCAATTATAGTAATGCTGACAAATCtcaaagaaaggaaagag GATAAATGTTATCAGTATTGGCCAGAAAAAGGCTGCTGGATGTACGGGAACATCAGGGTGGCGATGGAGGACTTCACTGTACTGGTGGACTACACCATAAGAAAGTTTTGCGTTCAATAT CAGGGCAGTGATGGTCCCCGAGCTCCACGGCTGGTCACCCAGCTCCACTTTACCAGCTGGCCAGACTTCGGGGTGCCATTCTCACCCATCGGCATGCTGAAATTCCTCAAGAAGGTCAAGGCTATCAATCCATCGTATGCTGGACCCATTGTTGTGCACTGCAG TGCCGGGGTGGGAAGGACTGGGACGTTCATTGTCATTGACAGCATGATCGACATGATGCACATGGAACAGAGGGTGGATGTCTTCGGCTCTGTGAGCAGAATACGAGAACAGCGCTGTCAGCTCATCCAGACAGAT ATGCAATACTCCTTCATCTACCAGGCTCTGTTAGAGTACTATTTGTATggagacacagagctggatgtGTGCTCTCTGGAGGGCCATCTGCAGAGGCTTCACAACACCAGGGCTCCCCACGACAGGCTGGGCCTGGAGGAGGAGTTCAGG GCAGGGCTAAGGCACTATTTTATCGCAACCCAGGGCCCACTGTCTCACACAGTGGAGGACTTCTGGAGGATGGTGTGGGAGTGGAGGTGTCATTCAATCGTTACGCTCACCGAACTCAAAGAGAGGGAGCAG GAAAAGTGTTTCCAGTATTGGCCATCAGAGGGCAGTGTAACATTTGGAGATTATACTGTGGAGCTGACTGGAGATGCACAGTGTGAAACCTTTACTCTCAAAGACATGGTGCTCACCTACAGACCA GAAAAGCAGTCACAACACGTCCGACACTTCCACTTCCACGGATGGCCTGAGATCGGAATACCAGCCGAGGGAAGAGGGATGATTGACATTATTGCCGCTgtgcagcggcagcagcagcagtctggAAACCGTCCCATAATTGTGCACTGCAG CGCTGGTGCGGGTCGCACTGGTACCTTCATTGCCCTCAGTAACATTCTGGAGAGGGTGAAAGCTGAAGGCCTCCTGGACGTTTTTCAGACAGTCAAGAGTTTACGCATGCAGAGACCACACATGGTTCAGACTGTG GAGCAATACGACTTCTGCTACCGAGTGGTTCAGgattttgttgacattttctCAGACTACGCcaattttaaataa
- the gnrh3 gene encoding gonadotropin-releasing hormone 3, translated as MEASSRVMVQVLVLALVFQVTLSQHWSYGWLPGGKRSVGELEATIRMMGTGGVVSLPEEASAQTQERLRPYNVINDDYSHFDRKRRFPNN; from the exons ATGGAAGCAAGCAGCAGAGTGATGGTGCAGGTGTTGGTGTTGGCGTTGGTGTTCCAGGTCACCCTGTCACAGCACTGGTCCTATGGATGGTTACCAGGTGGAAAAAGAAGTGTGGGGGAGCTGGAGGCAACCATCAGg ATGATGGGTACAGGAGGAGTGGTGTCTCTTCCCGAAGAGGCGAGCGCCCAGACCCAAGAGAGACTGAGACCATACAATGTA ATCAATGATGATTACAGTCATTTTGACCGAAAGAGAAGGTTCCCTAATAATTGA